A genomic window from Paucibacter sp. KCTC 42545 includes:
- a CDS encoding transporter has product MAYTFAAEDRALICGFLFTPLGQGRAIELGEALQWLAKSPSETPGEFIWLHFNLTDTASAKWMQSHLELPPEFFDALREGSRSTRIEDAADNLIAVVNDVAFEFSFDPSEIASLWVNVNPRVAVSARVHPLRSIDRLRQAVRDGALFGSSVALLNHLMQDQGDVLVRIVRDATLQVDRVEDALLQGHLQQKRADMGKLRRVLVRLQRLLAPEPGALFRLLRQPPPWVTPHDLDELRQSTEEFSIVIRDLAALQERIKLLQEEMAAQVGEQTNRSVFTLTVVTVLALPINIIAGMLGMNVGGIPLADHPHGFAIIALIILTFTVVAGWLAFRNRE; this is encoded by the coding sequence ATGGCGTACACCTTTGCGGCCGAAGACCGGGCGCTGATTTGCGGGTTCTTGTTCACGCCCCTGGGCCAGGGCCGGGCCATCGAACTGGGTGAGGCCCTGCAATGGCTGGCCAAGAGTCCTTCCGAGACTCCGGGAGAGTTCATCTGGCTGCACTTCAACCTGACCGACACGGCTTCCGCCAAATGGATGCAGTCCCATCTGGAGCTGCCGCCGGAATTCTTCGACGCGCTGCGCGAAGGCTCGCGTTCCACCCGCATTGAAGACGCGGCCGACAACCTGATCGCCGTCGTCAACGATGTGGCTTTCGAGTTTTCCTTTGACCCCTCCGAGATCGCCAGTCTGTGGGTCAACGTCAACCCCCGCGTGGCCGTCAGCGCTCGTGTGCATCCGCTGCGCTCCATTGACCGGCTGCGCCAGGCGGTGCGCGACGGAGCACTCTTCGGCTCTTCGGTCGCGCTGCTGAACCATCTGATGCAGGACCAGGGCGATGTGCTGGTGCGCATCGTGCGCGATGCCACTTTGCAAGTGGACCGGGTGGAGGACGCGTTGCTGCAAGGCCATCTGCAACAAAAGCGCGCCGATATGGGCAAGTTGCGCCGGGTGCTGGTGCGCTTGCAAAGGCTGTTGGCGCCCGAGCCCGGCGCCTTGTTCCGCCTGCTGCGCCAGCCGCCGCCCTGGGTCACGCCGCATGATCTGGACGAGCTGCGCCAAAGCACCGAGGAATTCAGCATCGTCATCCGCGACCTGGCTGCGCTGCAGGAACGCATCAAGCTCTTGCAAGAAGAAATGGCCGCGCAGGTGGGCGAACAAACCAATCGCAGCGTTTTCACCCTGACCGTGGTGACCGTGTTGGCCTTACCTATCAACATCATCGCCGGCATGCTGGGCATGAATGTGGGAGGCATCCCGCTGGCCGATCACCCTCACGGCTTTGCCATCATTGCCTTGATCATCCTGACCTTCACGGTGGTGGCGGGGTGGTTGGCGTTCAGGAATAGGGAGTAG
- a CDS encoding zinc-dependent metalloprotease produces the protein MSSSVDAKDALLQAPAPVFRRAVGLSAVAAAVALLSACAGTPSATAPAAAAANAAPAAPTAAAANGTPAAKASAAPAAPGAAASAAGQPPRPPADPTAPKPFADVIKEAKSQDGLFPIWRKDEKVWLEIPKDKIGKPFMFTANVANAVGERGLYASQMGMDQLVEWRRIGNQIQLVALNTAFRAEGGGKLAVQQAFSPSLLAAGTVASAEHPERKSVLIDAGMFLNDIPGLSTRLEMAYRLPYSADRSNSYFEATRADAKLSTLTARMHFFTPRIPAPPLVAPPVPVPTPPQATPDPRSMFVSFVYSFTALPETAMAPRLTDPRLGHFMESFTDLGKDSKPNPRVHYVKRWRLEKADPAAALSEPVKPITYWMDKNIPPKYRPAVEAGIVEWNKAFEKIGFKNAVVAKQQPDDADWDNMDADHASVRWFVGADVGFAIGPSHADPRSGEIIDADIGMSDVFARSGRAFISEDLGPGMSAGLSQAPLSLAAKAGGADHAYCNYAHEAAVELDFALDVLEARGEIAPDSPEADAFIFARIKDTIMHEVGHTLGLKHNFKASTTITQAQLKDKAFTEANGISGSVMDYNAYNIPLQGEAPTTINNTQLGAYDYWAIEYAYKPIAVENEAAELAKIAARSTEPALAYADDGDAGGFGPYDGMDPMSNRFDLGDDPLAYYKKRLKLSKELWARVQDRKPEAGDDPLRQRRALVSGFNQLFRSSELVGKYVGGMYANRDLPGSTGRASFKPVEPAKQREALQFLASGLFSVDSFKFRPEFLSTLTIDYNEWDRGGPLNVPAAVARVQLVALDRLLSGNTAMRLLDLPSYVPENQRKGLISLSEVYATLNSTIWSELKSGTEIDRLRRNLQREHVKRLQAVLTKGGGPGVLADAYSLARLHAVQLQADLKNALAKGGHSVETRAHLAESLDTLSTVLRANMQRV, from the coding sequence ATGAGTTCTTCTGTTGATGCCAAAGACGCGCTGTTGCAGGCCCCGGCTCCGGTTTTTCGCCGCGCTGTGGGTTTGAGCGCCGTCGCCGCTGCCGTGGCTTTGCTGAGCGCTTGCGCAGGCACGCCTTCAGCGACCGCACCGGCCGCTGCCGCTGCGAACGCCGCACCTGCCGCGCCTACAGCCGCCGCAGCCAATGGCACGCCGGCCGCCAAGGCCTCTGCCGCTCCTGCCGCACCCGGTGCAGCTGCATCAGCCGCCGGCCAGCCGCCGCGCCCGCCCGCTGACCCCACCGCGCCCAAGCCTTTCGCCGATGTGATCAAGGAAGCCAAGTCGCAAGATGGCCTGTTCCCGATCTGGCGCAAGGATGAAAAAGTCTGGCTGGAAATCCCCAAGGACAAGATCGGCAAGCCCTTCATGTTCACCGCCAACGTGGCTAACGCCGTGGGTGAGCGCGGCCTCTACGCCAGCCAGATGGGTATGGACCAGCTGGTGGAATGGCGCCGCATCGGCAACCAGATCCAGCTGGTGGCCTTGAACACCGCCTTCCGCGCCGAAGGCGGCGGCAAGCTGGCCGTGCAACAAGCTTTCTCGCCCAGTTTGCTGGCGGCAGGCACGGTGGCCAGCGCCGAGCACCCCGAGCGTAAGTCGGTGCTGATCGACGCCGGCATGTTCCTGAACGATATTCCTGGCCTGTCGACCCGCCTGGAAATGGCCTACCGGCTGCCTTACTCGGCTGACCGCAGCAATTCCTACTTCGAAGCCACCCGCGCCGACGCCAAGCTCAGCACCCTGACGGCGCGCATGCACTTCTTCACCCCGCGCATCCCTGCGCCGCCGCTGGTGGCCCCGCCGGTGCCGGTGCCGACACCGCCGCAGGCAACACCTGACCCCCGCAGCATGTTCGTCAGCTTCGTCTACAGCTTCACGGCCCTGCCGGAAACTGCCATGGCGCCGCGCCTGACCGACCCGCGCCTGGGTCACTTCATGGAAAGCTTCACCGACCTGGGCAAGGACAGCAAGCCCAACCCGCGCGTGCACTACGTCAAGCGCTGGCGCCTGGAGAAGGCTGACCCGGCAGCCGCGCTGTCTGAGCCGGTCAAGCCCATCACCTACTGGATGGACAAGAATATTCCGCCCAAGTACCGCCCCGCCGTCGAGGCCGGCATCGTGGAGTGGAACAAGGCCTTCGAGAAGATCGGCTTCAAGAACGCCGTGGTGGCCAAGCAGCAGCCCGACGATGCTGATTGGGACAATATGGACGCCGACCACGCCTCGGTGCGCTGGTTTGTTGGCGCCGATGTGGGCTTCGCCATTGGCCCCAGCCATGCCGACCCACGCAGCGGCGAAATCATCGATGCCGACATTGGCATGAGCGACGTCTTTGCGCGCAGCGGCCGTGCCTTCATCAGTGAAGACCTGGGCCCCGGCATGTCGGCCGGTTTGAGCCAGGCCCCACTGAGCCTGGCCGCCAAGGCCGGCGGCGCGGACCATGCTTATTGCAATTACGCCCACGAAGCCGCTGTCGAGCTGGACTTCGCTCTGGATGTGCTGGAAGCGCGCGGCGAGATCGCGCCCGACAGCCCCGAGGCCGATGCCTTCATCTTCGCCCGCATCAAGGACACGATCATGCATGAGGTGGGCCACACCCTGGGCCTGAAGCACAACTTCAAAGCCTCCACCACCATCACGCAGGCGCAGCTCAAGGACAAGGCCTTCACCGAAGCCAACGGTATTTCCGGCTCGGTGATGGACTACAACGCCTACAACATCCCGCTGCAAGGCGAGGCGCCCACCACGATCAACAACACCCAGCTGGGTGCGTATGACTACTGGGCCATCGAGTACGCCTACAAGCCCATCGCAGTGGAGAACGAGGCGGCTGAGCTGGCCAAGATCGCAGCCCGCAGCACTGAGCCCGCGCTGGCGTATGCCGATGATGGTGATGCCGGCGGCTTTGGCCCCTACGACGGCATGGACCCGATGTCCAACCGCTTCGACCTCGGCGATGACCCCTTGGCTTACTACAAGAAGCGTCTGAAGCTGTCCAAGGAATTGTGGGCCCGCGTGCAAGACCGCAAGCCCGAAGCGGGCGATGACCCACTGCGTCAGCGCCGTGCCCTGGTCAGCGGCTTCAACCAGCTGTTCCGCTCTTCCGAGCTGGTGGGCAAGTATGTGGGCGGCATGTATGCCAACCGCGATCTGCCCGGCAGCACAGGCCGCGCCAGCTTCAAGCCGGTGGAGCCCGCCAAGCAGCGCGAGGCCTTGCAGTTCCTTGCCTCGGGTCTGTTCAGCGTGGACAGCTTCAAGTTCCGCCCTGAGTTCCTCAGCACCCTGACCATCGACTACAACGAGTGGGATCGTGGCGGCCCGCTGAATGTGCCGGCCGCTGTGGCCCGCGTACAGCTGGTGGCGCTGGACCGCTTGCTCAGCGGCAACACCGCGATGCGTTTGCTGGATCTGCCGTCCTATGTGCCTGAGAACCAGCGCAAGGGTTTGATCTCGCTCAGCGAGGTCTATGCCACGCTCAACAGCACGATCTGGAGCGAGCTCAAGAGCGGCACCGAGATCGACCGCCTGCGCCGCAATCTGCAGCGCGAGCATGTGAAGCGCTTGCAAGCCGTGCTGACCAAGGGCGGTGGCCCCGGCGTGCTGGCGGATGCCTACTCGCTGGCGCGTCTGCATGCGGTGCAACTGCAAGCTGACCTGAAGAACGCGCTGGCCAAGGGCGGCCATTCGGTTGAAACCCGCGCCCATCTGGCCGAAAGCCTGGACACCCTGTCCACCGTGCTGCGCGCCAATATGCAGCGGGTGTAA
- a CDS encoding GNAT family N-acetyltransferase — protein MSELVYLAAPSLADVDEMLAFEQANRAFFESRINARPASYYSREGVVAAVMTAQREALEDQAYQFLLREQGSGALVGRVNLSQIRRAHFHAASLGYRVGEGHQGRGFAKAAVRLVLAEAFGKLGLARVEASARPDNTGSLRVLLGHGFVQYGHSRRSFELGGVWHDLLHFERHAAPADDLPDRA, from the coding sequence ATGTCTGAGTTGGTTTACCTGGCCGCGCCTAGCCTGGCCGATGTGGATGAAATGCTGGCCTTCGAGCAGGCGAATCGGGCCTTTTTCGAGTCCCGCATCAATGCCCGGCCGGCCAGCTATTACAGCCGCGAGGGTGTGGTGGCGGCCGTGATGACGGCGCAGCGTGAGGCGCTGGAGGATCAGGCCTACCAGTTCCTCTTGCGTGAGCAGGGTAGCGGCGCCTTGGTCGGGCGGGTCAATCTGAGCCAGATTCGGCGTGCCCACTTCCACGCCGCCAGCCTGGGCTACCGGGTAGGTGAGGGCCATCAGGGCCGCGGCTTCGCCAAGGCCGCCGTGCGCCTGGTCTTGGCCGAGGCCTTCGGCAAATTGGGCCTGGCCCGGGTGGAGGCCAGTGCCAGGCCTGACAACACCGGCTCACTGCGGGTGCTGCTGGGCCACGGCTTTGTGCAGTACGGCCACTCGCGCCGCAGCTTTGAGCTGGGTGGGGTTTGGCATGACTTGCTGCATTTCGAGCGCCATGCGGCGCCTGCAGACGATCTGCCCGACCGGGCTTAG
- the mpl gene encoding UDP-N-acetylmuramate:L-alanyl-gamma-D-glutamyl-meso-diaminopimelate ligase has translation MHIHILGICGTFMGGLAALAREAGHRVTGCDANVYPPMSDQLQALGIELTSGFGAEQLALAPDMFVIGNVVTRGEKFPLMEAILDAGLPYTSGPQWLAQHVLQGRHVLAVAGTHGKTTTTSMLAWILEHAGQQPGFLVGGVPQNFGVSAKLGSGKAFVIEADEYDTAFFDKRSKFVHYRPRTAVLNNLEFDHADIFADLGAIETQFHHLVRTVPANGRLVVNAREDALQRVLGRGCWSEVVRFGGRKEETGVLRARGEPQSFDVLRGSLKVARVEWALFGEHNQLNALAAIAAAEHVGVAPEQSAAALAEFQNVRRRMELRGEVGGVKVYDDFAHHPTAMRTTVGGLRRRIKPDERILAIFEPRSNTMKLGTMKAQLPWALEEADLSFCNQQGLAWDAKEALAPMGTQAHVGADVDALVSAVLNAVKPGDHLLCMSNGGFGGIHEKLLAGLKAKFGG, from the coding sequence ATGCACATCCACATCCTCGGCATTTGCGGCACTTTCATGGGTGGCCTGGCCGCGCTGGCACGTGAGGCGGGCCACCGCGTCACCGGCTGCGACGCCAATGTCTACCCGCCCATGAGCGATCAGCTGCAAGCCCTGGGCATTGAGCTGACCAGCGGTTTTGGCGCCGAACAGCTGGCCCTGGCGCCCGATATGTTCGTGATCGGCAATGTGGTCACGCGCGGCGAGAAGTTCCCGTTGATGGAAGCGATTCTGGATGCCGGCCTGCCCTACACCAGCGGCCCGCAGTGGCTGGCCCAGCATGTGCTGCAAGGCCGCCATGTGCTGGCCGTGGCCGGCACACATGGCAAGACCACCACCACCTCCATGCTGGCCTGGATTCTTGAACATGCCGGACAGCAACCCGGCTTTCTGGTCGGCGGCGTGCCGCAGAATTTCGGCGTCAGCGCCAAGCTGGGCAGTGGCAAGGCCTTTGTGATTGAAGCGGATGAGTACGACACCGCCTTCTTCGACAAGCGCAGCAAATTCGTGCACTACCGCCCGCGCACGGCCGTATTGAACAACCTCGAGTTCGACCACGCCGACATCTTTGCCGACCTCGGCGCCATCGAAACCCAGTTTCATCATCTGGTGCGCACCGTGCCGGCCAATGGCCGCTTGGTCGTCAATGCCCGCGAGGATGCACTGCAGCGCGTGCTCGGGCGCGGCTGCTGGAGCGAGGTGGTGCGCTTCGGCGGCCGCAAGGAAGAGACCGGCGTGCTGCGCGCGCGCGGTGAGCCACAGAGCTTTGATGTGCTGCGCGGCAGCCTCAAAGTGGCGCGGGTGGAGTGGGCTCTGTTCGGCGAGCACAACCAGCTCAACGCCCTGGCAGCCATCGCCGCCGCCGAGCATGTGGGCGTGGCGCCTGAGCAATCCGCCGCCGCCCTGGCCGAATTCCAGAATGTACGCCGCCGCATGGAACTGCGCGGCGAGGTGGGCGGCGTCAAGGTCTACGACGACTTTGCCCACCACCCCACCGCCATGCGCACGACCGTGGGCGGCCTGCGCCGCCGCATCAAACCGGACGAGCGCATCCTGGCCATTTTTGAGCCCCGCTCCAACACCATGAAGCTGGGCACCATGAAGGCCCAGCTGCCCTGGGCGCTGGAAGAAGCCGACCTGAGCTTTTGCAACCAACAAGGCCTGGCCTGGGACGCCAAGGAGGCGCTAGCGCCCATGGGCACCCAAGCCCACGTTGGCGCCGACGTTGACGCTCTGGTCAGCGCCGTGCTGAACGCTGTCAAACCCGGCGACCATTTGCTGTGCATGAGCAATGGCGGATTTGGCGGCATTCATGAGAAGTTGCTGGCGGGCTTGAAGGCGAAGTTTGGCGGCTGA
- a CDS encoding YqiA/YcfP family alpha/beta fold hydrolase, with translation MNDVYPGTPQYLAPSAASQQVPAPRCSHLLYLHGFRSSPRSAKAMRMAQWVAQHRPDLHFACPQLPPSPADSMALMQELTQGWPLHSSALMGSSLGGFYATAMAQQPGWEAVPTVLLNPAVDPARDLAGYIGEQTCWQDPQQRFFVRPEFMGELQALDGGELRAPARFLAVIAKGDEVLDWREMQARYAHCRIHLLPGSDHGLTADFEGLLPELSEFLRL, from the coding sequence ATGAACGATGTTTATCCGGGAACACCCCAATACTTGGCCCCTTCCGCAGCTTCGCAGCAAGTGCCAGCCCCCCGCTGCTCGCATCTGCTCTATCTGCACGGCTTCCGCTCCTCACCCCGCTCGGCCAAGGCCATGCGCATGGCGCAATGGGTGGCGCAGCACCGCCCCGATTTGCACTTCGCCTGCCCCCAGCTGCCGCCCTCACCGGCCGATTCCATGGCCTTGATGCAGGAATTAACGCAGGGCTGGCCGCTGCACAGCAGTGCGCTGATGGGCAGCTCGCTGGGCGGTTTCTACGCCACGGCGATGGCCCAGCAGCCGGGCTGGGAGGCAGTGCCCACCGTGCTACTCAACCCTGCGGTGGACCCGGCCCGCGATCTGGCCGGCTACATCGGCGAACAAACTTGCTGGCAAGACCCGCAGCAGCGCTTTTTCGTGCGCCCCGAATTCATGGGCGAATTGCAGGCCTTGGACGGCGGTGAGCTACGTGCGCCGGCGCGCTTTCTGGCCGTCATCGCCAAGGGCGACGAGGTGCTGGACTGGCGCGAAATGCAGGCCCGCTACGCTCACTGCCGCATCCACTTATTGCCCGGCTCGGACCACGGCCTGACGGCTGACTTCGAAGGACTGTTGCCCGAGCTGAGCGAGTTCTTGCGGCTCTAA
- a CDS encoding YdcH family protein gives MHNSSLLPHALSIEFPELAERIKLLKQENAHFAKLLESHDALDKQISQDELGVKAIEDNALHAMKQQRARLKDELYQLAKG, from the coding sequence ATGCACAACAGCAGCCTGCTCCCTCACGCACTCAGCATCGAGTTTCCTGAATTGGCCGAGCGCATCAAGCTGCTCAAACAGGAAAATGCGCATTTCGCCAAGCTGCTTGAATCGCACGACGCGCTGGACAAGCAAATCAGCCAGGACGAACTTGGCGTCAAGGCGATTGAAGACAACGCTTTGCATGCGATGAAGCAGCAGCGGGCTCGGCTGAAGGATGAGCTGTATCAGTTGGCGAAGGGTTAA